The genome window CCGGATTAAAGTAATTTGTGTGCGGATCAATGGTTTCCGTAAAAGCATCCATAATCATCTGGAATACATCCTGATTATTCAATTTAGAAGACTGAGATTTCAGGTTCTGATATCTTTTAGTCAGTGTTTCTACATTTTTAGCTTCAGCAGTACCAGCAATCTTTAAATTAATCAATTCATATTTAACTCTCTTTTTCCAGATGTCATTTAAGGCAGCTGTGGAAGTTACCCACGGCATTTTCTCTCTGTCAAATACATAAGTATCATTTTGATTGAAATCATACTTGTCTTTGATATGTGCCATTGCATAATTCAGCGTCTCGTTATATCTTTTAGAATAAACGTTGAAAATATAGAATGGAGCACTCAGGTCACCTATTCTGAAAGCATCGTCTAATGTAGTACGGAATTGTTCGAAATCTTTAATATCTGAAGCCAGAAAATAACTTCTATATGGATCCAGTGCCTTGATATATTTATCAAGTACAAGAGAGGAAATAGAATCGTTTACTGTTAATTTCTTATAGTTATAGTTTTCTATAAGTGCCACGATCTCCTTGCATACCAAACTCTGCTGCTCATCAGGCTTAATATTAGGGATACCTTCAACCAACTGTTGTGGTTTTGGAGCGGCCGAGCAGGCAAGTACAGCTGCGGTGAAGGTTACCAGTAATATTCTTTTCAACATCTCTTTAAATAATTTAAAATCCATTTTTATAATAACAACCAATATGATACCAATTTCTCAAATAAACAGAAAAGAGACAGCATTATACTGTCTCTTTTCTGTAATCTTTACCAAAGATAATTAAATAGTGTTCAATATAATCTATATCAGCGATTAAAATAAGTGCTAACAGACACATAAACAGCATTTTCAATGGAGTTCAATAAGAGATGATTTTATTTTAATGTAGTCTTCTTTTCTGCAATAGAAGTTCTGGCCTGCTTAAACTGACCTTTAAACTGATTTAAATTGGTGGTTTTAGCAAATAATTCTGCCCGATTGATATCCTTTAAGGCCAGCGAAAATTCCTTTTTCTTCATTTTAACCTGCACAAGGCCAAGTATAGAGTCAATATAAGCAGAGTTATTATTGACTTGTCTGGCTAAAATCCCCTGCTGAGTAAAGAACCACATGGATTGTGTCAGCTTATTTGACGCCAGATAAATTTTACCTAACTGGTTATAAGAAGCCATCTGTCCGACTCTGTTTCCAAAACGTGAATAAGTTTTAAGTGCAACGTTTAAAGTCACCTGTTCTGCTTCGGTGTAATGCTCCATCAGGTAATGAACATTGCTCAGCCTTAAAAGAGAGGCACCGTAACGGGAAAAATTCTTAGAGTTATTATATTCAAAGGCGGCTTTTCCAAACAGGGTGACCGCATCATTTAAATCCCCGTTCTTTTCATTCTTCTCAGCCTGTTCAAAGTAGAAATCACCATCTGCTCCGGATACAGCAATAGTGATCGAACCATTGTTTGAGAGTGGTTCTTGCTGAACAAAGGTATTTGTTTGTGCCATTGCTGACCCGGAGAATCCCAGGCATAGCAAAGCGAAACAGAGTTTATACATATTACAAATATATATATATTTTAGTTAAACACCTGTAAACTAACATCAAAAGAAGCCCAAACCATATAGGGATGTGAATCAGTGTGGTAGATTTCGCCGGCAGCGGTAATGCCAATGACACCTGCAAAACCATTTATAGCTTTTAATTCCCGGAAAGATTTATCGCAAGCATCCTTTAAAGTAAAGCCATCAGTGACCCTGGTCACAATCCGGGCCGATAGCGCTACACTCACAATATCTTCGCCTACTCCGGTACAGGAAATCCCGGCATGGTCATTTGCATAGTTCCCGGCTACAGTTGCAGAATCACTGACCCTGCATGGAATTTCAAAGCCTTTTCCTCCGGTGGAGGTTGCGGCCGCAAGATTACCGGCAGCATCCAATGCTACACAACCCACTGTACCTTTGTTATTCTGCTGATTAAGTTTTAATTCGAATTCAGCTAAACGCTGAGGTATAACCGGATCAAAATAGGGGAATTTATTATTTCTCGCAAAATCTATTGCACCTTCCCCGCTTAATACGCTGTCTTCATAATTTAAGAGTAATGAAGCAATCCGGATAGGGTTTTGAACATCCTGGATATTGATTACCCCGGCAAATTTCTGCGTTTTTCCATCCATAATAGAAGCGCTCAGTCTCACTTTACCATCACTTTGAATCTGTGAGCCCAAACCCGCATTAAAGAGCACATTATCCTCCAGCAAATTAACTGCGTAAGCTACTGTTTCCAGTGCGGTATGAGATTGCAGGTAGGTATGAGACAGTGAAGCAATTTCGGATAATGCGTCTTGCTTCGCTTTTTTAGTTTCCTGATTGGTGGAAGATTCACTAAAAAAACCGCCGTGGATGATTAACTTCATACTAATTAGGGTGTAGGTATAACTTTTGGATGATGGATAGTTAACTGGTGCGCTGTCAGGTCATAAATATCCCCGTCACACATTACATGTACTACCATATTTTTGATGGAAACCGGTTGCCCCATTTCTACATCTGTCAGGTTTGTATCCGACATACTTCTTCCGTCAACAAGGATAACCATTCCTGAGCCGATTGCTTCCATGGTATTGCCATTTGAGATATACAAACCTGTATCTTCTCCAAGGCCAATTCCAAGTATCCCCGGACTGCTTGCTGTTGCATAAAGCAAACGCCCGATTCTACCGCGTTGAACAAAATGGGTATCAACAATCACGCCGTCAATAAAACCCAGTCCGGCAGTAATTTTGACTTCTCCTTTTAACAGGGCATCTTTACTATTACCCTGGTAAATCATATTTTTAGAACTTGCCGCCGCTCCTGCTGAGGTTCCCGCAATTACAACTTTTTCATTGGCATATTTATCGAGCAGGATTTCATGTATGGCCGTACCTCCAAAAATAGACGATAACCGGAGTTGATCTCCGCCAGTGAACACCAGTACATCAGCTGCTTTAACCCTTTTACAATTGAGAAGATCATTTGCCTGCTCTCTGTTAACAATATTAAGTACGCCAACATCATGTACATCAAGTTGCGCGAAAGCTTTAATATATTCTTCTCCAACTTTTTCAGGAACCAGCGATGCCGTTGTAATGATCTCGAAACGGGATGCAGTGTCTTTAACAGATTCAGTAGTAATACGTTTTAGAATACCACGCTCAAAGAAATTCATATTCTGAGGTAGTCCGAATTGTGTTTCAGTAAAACTTCCGGTATTTATTGCACCACCAATAATTATCAATTTACCTTTTGGAGCCATTTTATTTGTTTTCTTAGCCTAAAATCTCAAATATATATTCATTAGTTTAAATATTACCATATTTAATCAATAATCTGTGTCCAAACAACAATTATTCGTTTATTATCCAATTCTTTGATTAAATTTATGCACGTTTATATTTTAAGTGTTTTTAAGCGGATAACATCGGTTATTTATTAAAAAACATTCATATATTGATTAACCGTTTAACAGCGTTTTTAACAAAAAACAACAACGGAATTATCCATACACAACCTTTATTGAAACTTAAATCGAATAATCCTGAAGTCAGGACAGTCCCCGGGGACAACAGGTTCACTGTTAAAGAAACATGATTAGAAAAACAAATGCAGGATGAAACTGGTTGTTTCATTGGGTTAAACCCGCCCGGGTACTTTTAGTCCGGCAAGCTTCATCGCCTTATACACAAAAATAAAAAACAATAAATAACATATATGAAACCTGCCAGAGCCTTTCAGCCTGGCAAGCTTCATCACCTTTAAAAAACAATAAATAACATATATGAAAATACTCGGCATTCAAGTGCTAAGGGGACCAAATATCTGGTCGGTCAACAGGAAAAAACTAATACAAATGAGATTAGATCTGGAGGACATGGAACAACGTCCGACAAATCTGATTGATGGGTTTGGTGATCGTCTGGAAAAAATGATTCCAAGTTTATTTACGCACAGGTGCTCGAAAGGTGAACCAGGAGGCTTCTTCGCCCGTATTAAAGAAGGAACGTGGATGGGTCATGTCATTGAACATATCGCGCTGGAAATTCAGACACTGGCAGGTATGGATACAGGTTTTGGAAGAACAAGACAAACCAAAACAGAAGGCACCTATAATGTAGTATTCAGCTACCTGGAAGAAAAAGCAGGGATATACGCCGCAGAAGCCAGCGTTAGAATCGCAGAAGCCCTGATTGACAACCTTGATTACGATCTTGAATTTGATATTCACCGGTTAAGGGAATTAAGACAAATGGAACGTCTTGGCCCAAGCACCGGATCTATTGTAGATGAAGCTATAGCAAGGGATATCCCA of Pedobacter cryoconitis contains these proteins:
- a CDS encoding isoaspartyl peptidase/L-asparaginase, whose amino-acid sequence is MKLIIHGGFFSESSTNQETKKAKQDALSEIASLSHTYLQSHTALETVAYAVNLLEDNVLFNAGLGSQIQSDGKVRLSASIMDGKTQKFAGVINIQDVQNPIRIASLLLNYEDSVLSGEGAIDFARNNKFPYFDPVIPQRLAEFELKLNQQNNKGTVGCVALDAAGNLAAATSTGGKGFEIPCRVSDSATVAGNYANDHAGISCTGVGEDIVSVALSARIVTRVTDGFTLKDACDKSFRELKAINGFAGVIGITAAGEIYHTDSHPYMVWASFDVSLQVFN
- a CDS encoding cyanophycinase; this encodes MAPKGKLIIIGGAINTGSFTETQFGLPQNMNFFERGILKRITTESVKDTASRFEIITTASLVPEKVGEEYIKAFAQLDVHDVGVLNIVNREQANDLLNCKRVKAADVLVFTGGDQLRLSSIFGGTAIHEILLDKYANEKVVIAGTSAGAAASSKNMIYQGNSKDALLKGEVKITAGLGFIDGVIVDTHFVQRGRIGRLLYATASSPGILGIGLGEDTGLYISNGNTMEAIGSGMVILVDGRSMSDTNLTDVEMGQPVSIKNMVVHVMCDGDIYDLTAHQLTIHHPKVIPTP